The Bombus pascuorum chromosome 4, iyBomPasc1.1, whole genome shotgun sequence genomic interval ATCTTGAAAGTATAATACATGCAATAACATTGAAtgtgagaaaaataaaagcaaagatttataacttttaaaaataattcatcaaATATCTACTATACACTGCAtgatatgtttaatataaaaatgtctttttaaacaatatttgataaaatttatgattacATCTGAATAGTTTCCATagaattaaaacgtttaaaaatcaCTGCAACGCGGCTCACTACTCTCACCTTAGGGAGGAATTTAAAGATACACGAAAATACTAATATGCAAGTATTGTGGGCGCATCGAGTGTAccaaataacaaattatccaattattgagttatttttaaaaagggatttttttctcgaaaacgcaCTAGCCTTTTGAGATTGAGATGATCGTGCAATACCATCACATATACATTGTGAtgttattaaacaaattcacagttatttaaatttatgcgAACAATGTATGTAATGTTCTTGGAGAACTGCAATATCTCGAGCGACATAACAATTAGAAAGGTTTGCATTGCTAGAAAAATTCAGAGGTAGTTAAATAATCGCaaagtttcaataaaaatcCCACTGCATCAAATTATTTACAGTATATGTATCAATCctgttaaaaaatacataagtTTCCATTTAATTTGACAGAAAGTTAGATTTGATAAATAATCGAACGAATATACCCACAAAAATTTTTCTAGAGCTCCTCAATAAATGCGATTGTACTTAATGAATTATGAGCAAACTTGTGATGATCTAATTGTTATGCTAAGTGTGTTCCCGACCCATGAATTTTCCTCCCAACATAAGTTATATCTATGTGATTCAAAAACATTGTGGTGTTACCCCACAAGGACATCGACAATGAGCTGTAAAGATGCAATTAAAAAGGGCAGCTCATACTGTTCGCCATACCTAATAAGAGAGCATTACAATTTTCGGAAATAATGTGTTGAACGTATTGCTGGATGAGCCAAGTATCAACACAAACAcacgatataaaatacaacataGTCTTTCATGTAACGAAGCCAAATGGATGCTCCTTGGTACAAAATTTGtctaattttattgtttaaaatgcATTGCTTATAAATTtccttatacatatatacatatatctttatttttttcagtaTTTCACATAATTCcaatgaaaacaatttttcaacgttGTAAATatgctttaaaaatatttcggtTGAAATCTAAGTAAAAGAAACCAAGGTGCATGCTTAAGACTTCCAAAACACGTCAAGCTCGATGTAGTATTTCCTAAAATGCGCAGGTACGCGAATGTACGATCTGACCTGTGCATCTATGTGCTTGTCCAAAATTTTCACCACTCCAAGACCTAGCAAGCACAAGAATCACCCTTGCCATTGTTTCTTTGGTCATTGGTCAATTTAATTTGGTCTGGGAATTCATTATATAATTCCACCTAAAATAATAGcgttatttgttatattttaatatttgctaATTATAAAcagataaatacaaaaaaagagTATGACGTACCTCACTTTCTTGAGCTAAAGCATTCTTCGCTATCGTTTGGAAGGCTTGTTCAACATTGATGGCTTCTTTAGCACTAGTTTCAAAATATGGAATATTGTTTTTAGACTGACACCACTGCTGTGCTTTCTTACCATGAAtctgaaatgtatttattaataaggttacaaattatttgatacttaaatcaatcaaaataaatattgatctttaagtaaaagaataacaagctaattatttagaaagcgGACGCGttttcgatttcgatgatttttaaatatgtaaaaatcaacatcttttacaattatttcctatacatataaccGTCAGATTGCCTTAGTTTTTAAGATATTCGCAAAACACTGTGGGTACCATTACAGTGAATTCTgcctataaaaataaaacacggATCTTTCGGACGAAAGCCTCGTGCATAACTGCATATGCGAGACTGTAAGCCATTaatcattttgttctatcgatATTAAAAACGATTATCATTAATGAGTTAAGTTTAGGTTTGGATTagattttggaaaatttccagAAACATTTCGTATAACATCGGATATACAGTTGTGTACGAAATTTTCGTGAAAGCTGTATATTTagattcgtaaaatataatgCAAATGTAAAGAGATCGAAGGCTGACTAAAATTGTAAATGCTTTTATTCTCTaaataattagattataataataataaaattacatctaaaatgtatttaaaatgcTCTTACCACTTTGGATTCTAAATCAACTTTATTTCCAAGTACtacaaatggaaaattatctGGATCACGAGGAGAAGCTTGAATCAAGAATTCATCTCTCCAGGAGTCTAAAGATTTAAAGCTACTAGGTGCTGAAACATCAAATACAAGTACACAACAATCAGCACCCCTGTAGAAAGCAACACCTAAAGATTGAAACCTTTCTTGGCCAGCTGTATCCcaaatctatttaaaaataaaagatgagaTAAAAGAAGGTATAGTAttgtatgaatattattttgtttaacatatatttaccTGCATAGTAACTATCCTATCGTCTACCATTACTTCTTTGGTAAGAAAATCTGCACCTATAGTAGCTTTATATTGATTGCTAAATTTCTTGCTTACATACTGATTCATAAGAGAAGTTTTACCAACTCCTGAATCTCCAAGGATAATGACCTTAAGCAGTAGTTTCTTATGAGAAGCCATTGTGaactaaaaacaaaaaaaaatcatgtttacttattagtaaatttaattagaagaCATAAATcttattaatgatatttagaatgccatttaaaaatatgataaattgaAGCTAAATCATAACATCAGTGttttatttgagaaatattctacaaagataatattaaaatatattagttaTGAATCAGAGTCAAAACATTTGTAATCAAACATACATGTGTCATATGTACGAACAACTTAGATAagaatgaaatacaaataatgaaattggaatttgaattaattattatcagcTAGTTGAAAATATGCTTAATCCTCTTTTAACATGAATAAGTATGAAGCTTAATTACTTGAAACtgatatgtaaaaaaaatcttacaataccttttataattagaattataaactgaatattttgttagaCAGTTATTTCTTgatcttaaataaatatcctATTAGCATGCAACAGTCTACGAACGTGAAATCGCACTATAAAACGATGCGAACGCAAAACACTGGTCCGAATGTCACGGGTAGATGACTTTTTTTTAGTGAATCATTGAACGTGAATGGGAAAAGTACTCCCCTTGCAATGACGTATGTACATTACTTGAAAAAAATCATTGCTCGGAGACGTTCCAAATACGTTGTTTTTGGCGGTTAATGTCTACAAtgtttgaattatattataataaaagtacaaaacACCGCTTcagtataaaagtatatatgataaaatgaaaatatacgtaattagacAGACACAAAATAGAATCCGTTTAACTGCGATGCTTGAAAACCTGTCAACACGCGATCTCGACAATTGAGATTTAGCATCAGAGATTAAACAAGCGCCCTAAAAAATGTACATGACGTTCATTGATAAATGCGAATGACAATCAACAAAGtactaaaatatcaattataaattacgttaCCTCGAATTAGTTAGAAAACAGTAAGTGAAATTTCTCTCGGTCAGCTTCACACAAAGAAAATGGCGTGTTATGAAATCACGAGTATGACAACGATGTCGTCACCTGTTCTTCGTCTCTTTTATCGACCGAGTACAATCAAAACTCGATTGTTAAAGTCGATTCAATACTCGATACATTTACTtacgtttgattaaaaatgcggcaatatttgaaaaacgatatgacaatatacaatatacaatacaaaGAACAGAAATTTAGGTAtggatatattattttttcaaaatcgtaatatacataataagagaaattttatttataaaaaataatctttaatactatattttaattatgcaaatagcaatttatattttatttaagttaCACAAGAgcaatttattgaaatatatatcttttttttgaTGTGCTTTCAATAGGAGAATCAACATCATCATCCGAAATAGGTCTTTTCTTATGCGTTTGCTCGTTAGGCGTTTTTCTTTGCGAAGTTGTTTCGTGCAATTTATCTTGTAAGGTGGAACGTTCTTCACTTTCGTCATTAGACGACTCCTCTTCATCAGATTCTTGTTTTATAGGATCTGACGTAATACGATCTTGACTGTTCACTAGACAATGTCTAATTGCTGTGTAACcgctaaaaatatataaattacaattgaaCAAGCAAAATATAGtatgtgtacatatacgtatttGTTATAGACATACCTTTGTTTACGATAAAGTTGATAAAATcctttattactatttaattcagctaatttgaataaaaatttttcatcgtgACTAATTACAATTAACTGAAAATTTTTCTGATGTTGTGATCGCAATTTGACAACCCTTTAAcatgaaaataatacattaaagtttcgaattatacattgaaaataattttaataagaatttattacaACATACGTAGCCAACGCTTCTGCTAGACTATCAGCATTTTCTTGATCCAAATTTGTTGTTGGTTCATCCAATGCAAGAATCCCGCAATCTTTACAAAATGTTTCTGCTAAAGCGAGTCTTATAATTATCGAGGCTAGAACCTGTTAATTAGATTTGAAATCGtacacaaataataaaatacattattttactatCTTCATtactgtaaattaaaaattactttttgacCAGCACTACAGCGACCTTTCATATCTATTTCATGACCATGTTTCATTTGaactaatttgtaattatatgttCTTCTTGTGCTACCTATCCCTTCGGTTGCATCTGTATGAATTTCTATTGATGTTGTATCTTTGCCAGTATATACAAGTTTCCACATCTGTTTAATGATTCTATTAACTGTGGCCATACGCTCTTCATGATATTGTATCATAGCCACATCCAATGCTTTGCTATATGCTTTTAAGTTTAATATAGCTTCTTCTATAACCTagtacaaagaaaaattatttaatatttacgttattaaTATCGAACACGATATAAGAACTGAAAGTTCTGTATTGTATATTACCGTTAATTCGATGCATttgcttttataatttttacgagCTTGTCTATATATATCCTTTTTTAGTTCTTGCGTATATTGATGCAGTGTTCTTTCCAATTCTTCTTGATTTCccttaattatattttgctaaaaataatttagaaaaatatattgcaaataattgatttttcaGAGCATTCGTAAACAATTAAAGTATAACAAAggtaaatacataaattatacgaagtatgaagaaagtatatatatgatcatgtaaaatttcaattataaaacgCTTTACCTGACGGAGTATAGTTTGTTCTCTACTCTGTACATTCTTCCAGTCATTAAGTACCtgagaataatttatagaattcaatttctccttcatttttaaatattcttgttGTAAATTTTTGGTTGTTTCCTGGATTTGCAGCAGTGCAAGATTATCTGACAACTCCCTTTTTCGAACTTCTTGACGAGTAACATTTTCccttaatttattaatctttgTTTCTATATCACTTTTTTCACAAAGCAGTTCATTAAGCAACTTttcataatcttttattttcttttcagaaCTTTCTAAAGATTCGGGGACATTACTGTATACGGAAATATCAACCTCATCCTGTATTCTTTGTAATTCAGATAAACGTCTAACTGCATCTGTTACCAATTTTCTATCACATTCCAGTTTCGCCGAATTATCTttctaaaatagaaatatatcgcacattttgtatattataaatttaatgaaagtGCACTAATATtcttatacaaaaaataatttataaatataccctcttttcttctaatttctcAAGCTCTGAATTTAATTCGGTTTCTGCTATAGTTACTTGCTTCTTCAACATATTAATTGATTTCCaaagagaaatttcttttgaGTACAAGGTTTcctgtttttctttcaattcttttactttttgtaTATCTGATTGAATCCTTAATTGCTCCTCCTGTAATGTATTTTGTTCCTGTCGAGCATTATTTAATTGTTCATtatgcatatttattttagattgtAATTCTTCAATATTatcgcgaatattttttaaagacattTTCAACTCTTCTCTTTGACTTTGAGCTTCCTCAAGGCTACGTTTGGTCTTGATGcctatagaaataaataaataaatttctttataaatgtggtaaaaaattaattttttctaatataccTGCAGCAGTCATACGAATCTGTAAGTTATCAATTGTTTGTTTCAGTTTGAAAATGTCATCAATGTATGTATCCCATAACATAATATCACCTACGATATCTTTGCATAttgctaatttttttttaggacaagattttttcgtttctaatTCCGTTACAGTTGTTCGAGATATACTCAActtattttttgatttttctaaACTATTcctacaatattgtttgtatgaaatgttataaattttataacaaaatagtaagataaatacataaacaataaaaaatttacattaatttttctaattcacTCTCTtctaattgtattattttttcaacgaCTGGTTTTAATTGCaacattttatcatatttttcctGTTGTGTTTTCAATTCTCTTTCACATTCCCTCAAACGATTTGGATGATTTTCCATTTcactttccatttcttttaataaagttACAACATTTTCACGTTTGTCAAAATCTCTATGGCATAGAGGACAAGAAGGATTTGTTTCTCTTAATTGTTTCATATACTCTTTATAAGCTACACTTTGATGAGCATACATTCCCCTTTTATCTTGAagatcttttacttttttcgattgtaataataaagtcTCATCAAAACTTTTGTAGTGACAAACTGATGaaactttttctttatccGCTAAAATAGAAAGATGTATTGTCAATGATAAGTTTAAGGTTtggtatataaatataatttttagttatttaatttcaagctcacaatttatttctctttttttattttcaagctCATGTTCAATATGTGATATTGTTGTTTCTAATGTAGTTATTCGACGTTCTTCTGCCTGAATTTCTTGGTTAATTGATTCCATATCATTCACCtagaagtaataaaattatgcaactAAATTCACAAACTTTctgattgtaaaattaatgacTATCTTTAAATACCAATTGTTTTTGAACCACGTCTAgattagtttttaatttagtttggGATAGTTCTTTAATATCAAACAAAgtcattatttctttttcacgtttgttctttaattcttctatttctttttctttagaatgcaatatagatttatttaaatctaattcAGCTTGCTGCGTACTCTGTTTCGATAATAAAGCTATTTCTTCATCAACCGTATTTAGAAGTATTTCCATTTCATCCCGAATCTTAATTTTGTTAACAACTTCTTTTTTCACAACATTCACATCCATTGCTTCATTTAATTCCTGAACTTTCTTCTGTACTTCTTGTATTCTTAACTCAATGGAGCTTAGTTTACTTGCTGCTGCACCAAgctagaaataaaaaatcttaagcaaatttaaaataaaaatgacaatattttgaagaaaaaagtatACAACCTGCACAAtatccaattttattttattaatttcttcttttgcttgTGTTACTTCACTTTCTTTAAGATTTTTTTCTGATTCTACTTTTGAATGTTTGCTACGTAAAGCATTAATTGCTCTGTGtaatgcattttcttcttcttctcttttcaatCTTTTCTGTTCAACGCAATGCCGTAGTTCTTCCATCTTTTCAGTCAGCCTGCTAGTAAGGGCcattatttctaaaaagtttttaattttacatgaTCATATATGTCAGTTCAaacataaaattgttttttaatatctttttagatTCAAACCTAATTCTGATACATTTGTATCAATGTTACCAAGATTCCAAGaagataatatttcatttaacattGCATTTCGAAGATTAACCTTCCTTTCTTGATCTTTAATTTGTTGTCTTAAAGAACCATTGGATACTCTTTCATTAGATAAATCACTTAATATGCTAGACTCTTTTCcagcaatattttttaatcttttttcaagctaaatattt includes:
- the LOC132906175 gene encoding ras-related protein Rab-7a codes for the protein MASHKKLLLKVIILGDSGVGKTSLMNQYVSKKFSNQYKATIGADFLTKEVMVDDRIVTMQIWDTAGQERFQSLGVAFYRGADCCVLVFDVSAPSSFKSLDSWRDEFLIQASPRDPDNFPFVVLGNKVDLESKVIHGKKAQQWCQSKNNIPYFETSAKEAINVEQAFQTIAKNALAQESEVELYNEFPDQIKLTNDQRNNGKGDSCAC
- the LOC132906176 gene encoding DNA repair protein RAD50, which encodes MSRIRRLSIRGIRNFGDLGDEAKIRFSRPLTLILGPNGTGKTTIIEALKFATCGEFPPGSDRGKFFIHDPTLSTAPSIRGVVKAEIIDAAGNMYIICRTIESTKGNASVKFKTLDNALSRIKKGQNKPVSISNKCANVDTELTLAMGVSKPILDYVIFCHQEDLNWPFQDGKKLKEKFDEIFDSARFNKALENIMKYIKDMNQKMHILKEQKQNCQLIVNEVVDKEAKLEDNKKRLEDSKAKIEEFDKELEPVQQKIKKFEKLDADYKNLQNEEKRKKAEYDMFKQQLDRLEEDLQYVFEGTKEELLKQIESHDEELIGQTDKIEELEKRLKNIAGKESSILSDLSNERVSNGSLRQQIKDQERKVNLRNAMLNEILSSWNLGNIDTNVSELEIMALTSRLTEKMEELRHCVEQKRLKREEEENALHRAINALRSKHSKVESEKNLKESEVTQAKEEINKIKLDIVQLGAAASKLSSIELRIQEVQKKVQELNEAMDVNVVKKEVVNKIKIRDEMEILLNTVDEEIALLSKQSTQQAELDLNKSILHSKEKEIEELKNKREKEIMTLFDIKELSQTKLKTNLDVVQKQLVNDMESINQEIQAEERRITTLETTISHIEHELENKKREINSDKEKVSSVCHYKSFDETLLLQSKKVKDLQDKRGMYAHQSVAYKEYMKQLRETNPSCPLCHRDFDKRENVVTLLKEMESEMENHPNRLRECERELKTQQEKYDKMLQLKPVVEKIIQLEESELEKLMNSLEKSKNKLSISRTTVTELETKKSCPKKKLAICKDIVGDIMLWDTYIDDIFKLKQTIDNLQIRMTAAGIKTKRSLEEAQSQREELKMSLKNIRDNIEELQSKINMHNEQLNNARQEQNTLQEEQLRIQSDIQKVKELKEKQETLYSKEISLWKSINMLKKQVTIAETELNSELEKLEEKRKDNSAKLECDRKLVTDAVRRLSELQRIQDEVDISVYSNVPESLESSEKKIKDYEKLLNELLCEKSDIETKINKLRENVTRQEVRKRELSDNLALLQIQETTKNLQQEYLKMKEKLNSINYSQVLNDWKNVQSREQTILRQQNIIKGNQEELERTLHQYTQELKKDIYRQARKNYKSKCIELTVIEEAILNLKAYSKALDVAMIQYHEERMATVNRIIKQMWKLVYTGKDTTSIEIHTDATEGIGSTRRTYNYKLVQMKHGHEIDMKGRCSAGQKVLASIIIRLALAETFCKDCGILALDEPTTNLDQENADSLAEALATVVKLRSQHQKNFQLIVISHDEKFLFKLAELNSNKGFYQLYRKQSGYTAIRHCLVNSQDRITSDPIKQESDEEESSNDESEERSTLQDKLHETTSQRKTPNEQTHKKRPISDDDVDSPIESTSKKRYIFQ